The Ranitomeya variabilis isolate aRanVar5 chromosome 7, aRanVar5.hap1, whole genome shotgun sequence genome includes a window with the following:
- the LOC143784936 gene encoding uncharacterized protein LOC143784936, giving the protein MLFRVLLVLSVLFASAEGAPIFIRNPRSQEQIGMKEENITVPPKTSEDTVYRIVTPAAVLSALAVIIRAIAIICRCLKKKTPTKDAESQYCADDFRESNTELNEDYEVERTITNEDAPHGPEAEKGDFLKDNKMIMAHPTDRKIPTSLDGNVFIASDRKHEDDKPITIDDSPHGPGNDQGDVLTGNKISVPGPPDVVIDISPDEDEVTSSDREFDIFCTSGDITMPHKADIVEAKESQINADFNDHKQTPPSILKGRNQLKNKNTGKIVSFQDSDYRYVYTFDSESSQPGRQIIYFRNKQGGWKNRYRNPSGGDNFTTTPLHGGYHESIRQPVMTQKRPMDMTLTRLSAVRCVHGHVTYLQHSEVDSGLGLCSHPWV; this is encoded by the exons ATGCTGTTTAGAGTACTTCTAGTTCTCAGCGTGCTATTCGCATCTGCGGAAGGTGCTCCCATCTTTATCCGCAACCCTCGATCACAGGAGCAGATCGGGATGAAAGAAG AGAATATCACCGTGCCTCCAAAAACATCTGAGGATACAGTCTATAGGATTGTTACACCGGCTGCCGTTCTCTCTGCCCTTGCAGTAATCATTCGTGCCATTGCTATCATCTGTCG tTGTCTGAAAAAGAAGACTCCAACGAAAGATGCTGAAAGCCAATATTGTGCCGATGATTTTAGAGAGAGCAACACCGAACTAAATG AAGATTATGAGGTCGAAAGAACTATTACAAATGAGGATGCTCCTCATGGACCTGAGGCTGAAAAGGGAGACTTCTTGAAAGACAACAAAATGATCATGGCTCACCCCACTGATAGAAAAATCCCCACCAGCCTTGATGGGAATGTGTTCATCGCCTCTGACA GAAAACATGAGGACGACAAACCAATTACCATTGATGATTCTCCTCATGGACCCGGGAATGATCAGGGAGACGTCCTCACAGGCAACAAGATCTCAGTGCCTGGACCCCCTGATGTAGTGATCGATATCAGCCCAGATGAGGACGAGGTCACCTCCTCTGACA GAGAATTTGACATTTTCTGTACTTCTGGAGATATTACAATGCCGCACAAGGCCGATATAGTGGAGGCGAAAGAGTCCCAGATTAATGCGGACTTTAATGATCACAAACAGACACCTCCATCTATTCTAAAAGGAAGAaatcaactgaaaaataaaaacacagggaaGATTGTTTCCTTTCAAGATTCGGATTATCGATATGTTTATACATTTGATTCTGAGTCCTCACAACCTGGACGTCAAATTATATATTTCCGAAACAAACAAGGAGGCTGGAAAAATAGGTACCG gaatccaTCAGGAGGAGACAACTTCACAACAACTCCTTTACATGGTGGCTACCATGAGAGCATCAGGCAACCTGTGATGACGCAGAAAAGACCCATGGATATGACACTTACCAGACTTTCTGCGGTCAGATGTGTTCACGGACATGTGACTTACCTGCAGCACAGTGAggtagattccgggctcggtctctgctcTCACCCATGGGTATAA